The following proteins come from a genomic window of Ornithinimicrobium cryptoxanthini:
- a CDS encoding ABC transporter ATP-binding protein, translating into MELVADDGLAVATRGLTKSFQGIRGRRVAIHGLDLDVPAGGVHGFLGPNGSGKTTTIRMLLGLLRADGGTMHIFGQPVPQRLPQVIARVGAIVESPKFYPSFTGRRSLSLLADAIGTDQRRVGEVLEEVGLGDRGNDRFSGYSLGMKQRLAIAATLLKSPDLLIFDEPTNGLDPAGIREIRETMRNLGTQGRTVLVSSHILSEIEHIADTVSIIGRGRVVAQGSVAGLINQAGAGSVDVGINNPEAAVAVLRQAGMTAELAADGLRVSGVDQPADVTRTLAAQGLYVSRLVPVRQDLESVFLQLTQDDQLGTTSPASGGGDVPPPPDSRHTPDQDGEVGR; encoded by the coding sequence GTGGAGCTGGTGGCCGACGACGGCCTCGCCGTCGCGACGAGGGGTCTGACGAAGTCGTTCCAGGGGATCCGCGGGCGTCGCGTCGCGATCCACGGTCTGGACCTGGACGTGCCCGCCGGTGGCGTGCACGGCTTCCTGGGACCGAACGGGTCAGGCAAGACCACCACCATCCGGATGCTGCTCGGCCTGCTGCGCGCCGATGGCGGGACGATGCACATCTTTGGACAGCCTGTGCCGCAACGGCTACCGCAGGTGATCGCCCGGGTGGGCGCCATCGTGGAGAGCCCGAAGTTCTATCCGAGCTTCACCGGACGGCGCAGCCTGAGCCTGCTGGCCGACGCGATCGGCACGGATCAGCGCCGAGTTGGCGAGGTGCTGGAGGAGGTCGGGCTCGGGGACCGTGGCAACGACCGGTTCAGTGGCTACTCCCTGGGCATGAAGCAGCGCCTGGCCATCGCCGCGACCCTGCTGAAATCTCCCGACCTGCTGATCTTTGACGAGCCGACCAACGGCCTGGACCCCGCGGGGATCCGAGAGATCCGCGAGACCATGCGCAACCTCGGCACCCAGGGCCGCACCGTCCTGGTGAGCAGCCACATCCTGTCCGAGATCGAGCACATCGCCGACACCGTCTCCATCATCGGCCGCGGCCGGGTGGTGGCGCAGGGCTCGGTGGCTGGGCTGATCAACCAGGCAGGCGCCGGCAGCGTGGATGTCGGCATCAACAACCCCGAGGCTGCGGTCGCCGTGCTGCGTCAGGCCGGGATGACTGCAGAGCTCGCGGCGGACGGGTTGCGGGTGAGCGGGGTCGACCAGCCAGCCGACGTCACCCGGACGCTGGCGGCCCAGGGCCTGTATGTGAGCCGCCTGGTGCCCGTGCGTCAGGACCTCGAGTCGGTCTTCCTCCAGCTGACCCAGGACGACCAGCTCGGCACGACCTCCCCCGCCTCCGGTGGAGGCGACGTCCCACCTCCACCGGATTCACGGCATACGCCCGACCAGGATGGGGAGGTCGGCCGATGA
- the lipB gene encoding lipoyl(octanoyl) transferase LipB, with protein sequence MRIEHVGFDPDYVDYQQGWDHQREVHAKVVSGELPDTILLLEHAAVYTAGKRTEDEERPTDGTPVIDVDRGGKITWHGPGQLVGYPIVHLPSPVDVVAHVRRLEDLLIEVCAEMGVHTTRVEGRSGVWVLADHRGPDRKIGAIGIRVSHDVTMHGFSFNADCDLAWADAIIPCGIVDAGVTSLSIELGRPVTVQDVLPLVEARVSRISTPAPVAIIG encoded by the coding sequence ATGCGCATCGAGCACGTCGGCTTCGACCCTGACTACGTCGACTACCAGCAGGGGTGGGACCACCAGCGTGAGGTGCATGCCAAGGTCGTCAGCGGCGAGCTGCCTGACACGATCCTGCTGCTGGAGCACGCGGCGGTCTACACGGCCGGCAAGCGCACCGAGGACGAGGAGCGCCCCACGGACGGCACCCCGGTCATCGACGTCGACCGTGGCGGCAAGATCACCTGGCACGGGCCGGGCCAGCTGGTGGGCTATCCGATCGTGCACCTGCCCTCCCCCGTCGACGTCGTCGCGCACGTGCGCCGGCTTGAGGACCTGCTGATCGAGGTCTGCGCCGAGATGGGGGTGCACACCACCCGGGTCGAGGGCCGCAGCGGCGTCTGGGTGCTCGCGGACCACCGGGGGCCGGACCGCAAGATCGGCGCCATCGGCATCCGGGTCAGCCACGACGTCACGATGCACGGCTTCTCGTTCAACGCCGACTGCGACCTCGCCTGGGCCGACGCGATCATCCCGTGCGGGATCGTCGATGCCGGTGTCACCTCGCTCTCGATCGAGCTGGGCCGCCCCGTCACCGTGCAGGACGTGCTCCCGTTGGTCGAAGCGCGCGTGTCGCGGATCTCCACGCCGGCTCCGGTGGCCATAATCGGCTGA
- a CDS encoding serine/threonine-protein kinase, whose translation MDVLRIPGYDLLGRIGAGASAQVWRARRIADDLDVALKVVPTGAGEVSDALREAGILARMRHQHVIHLFDVLPVPGEGGRPAAVALAMELADGGSLGDVLAAREHLTPGELVTVCSPVASALAELHRAGVVHGDVSTGNVLFRSDGMPLLSDLGASRIAGDRRGQVSGTDGMVAPEVLEGFTPSAESDIYAVGALAWRCLVGEVPGWVGTRGDLAELRPELPLALVELVTNCLAADPSDRPEAEELAVALFAVARPEPIELAPGADPAAGLTQRIRADVRADPDADPDDESQISGAAGDARRATHPRALHREAASGRRGGSGRSRRSPREVLRNVRDLDRRGTGQALRRNAGVIVSGVVAVAVVAFLVVPWIRSVVTPDDSVAASAGAQQLAVTPSSPEPDPDPSATVPEPGSSARDTDSSDSQESAVRPLDPEAQPETAVQQLLDVRAAAWRSGDPADLAEVHAAGSPAYEQEVEALARASDLQVSYQGLRFTVEEATVVDATEDRLVLEAGVERSTYEAVTPSGRTSHPGRTDVVQIELRRSDGAWRIWGWS comes from the coding sequence ATGGACGTTTTGCGGATCCCGGGTTACGACCTGCTGGGGCGGATCGGGGCAGGTGCCAGTGCGCAGGTGTGGCGGGCGCGCCGCATTGCCGACGACCTCGACGTGGCGCTCAAGGTCGTGCCGACCGGTGCCGGGGAGGTCTCCGACGCGTTGCGCGAGGCCGGCATCCTCGCGCGGATGCGGCACCAGCATGTGATCCACCTGTTTGACGTGCTGCCCGTCCCCGGAGAGGGTGGCCGTCCGGCGGCGGTTGCGCTGGCGATGGAGCTGGCGGACGGTGGCTCGCTGGGCGACGTGCTCGCGGCGCGGGAGCACCTGACCCCCGGCGAACTGGTGACCGTCTGCTCGCCGGTAGCCAGTGCACTGGCGGAGCTGCACCGGGCAGGCGTGGTGCACGGCGATGTGTCCACGGGCAACGTCCTGTTCCGCTCGGACGGCATGCCCTTGCTGTCCGACCTCGGGGCCTCGCGCATTGCGGGGGACCGGCGCGGCCAGGTGAGTGGCACGGACGGCATGGTCGCCCCGGAGGTGCTGGAAGGGTTCACACCGTCGGCGGAGTCGGACATCTATGCCGTGGGGGCGCTGGCCTGGCGGTGCCTGGTGGGGGAGGTCCCGGGTTGGGTCGGGACCCGCGGCGACCTGGCCGAGCTGCGCCCAGAGCTCCCGCTGGCCCTGGTGGAGCTGGTCACCAACTGCCTCGCCGCGGACCCGTCGGATCGGCCCGAGGCGGAGGAGCTCGCCGTCGCGCTCTTTGCCGTGGCCAGGCCGGAGCCGATCGAGCTGGCTCCCGGGGCCGACCCTGCAGCCGGACTGACCCAGCGCATCCGGGCTGACGTGCGGGCCGATCCAGATGCTGACCCCGACGACGAGTCGCAGATCTCTGGCGCAGCCGGTGACGCGCGCCGGGCCACCCACCCGCGCGCTCTGCACCGCGAGGCGGCGTCGGGACGACGTGGCGGCAGTGGGAGGTCACGTCGGTCGCCGCGAGAGGTCCTTCGCAACGTGCGCGATCTCGATCGTCGCGGCACGGGGCAAGCCCTTCGCCGCAACGCCGGGGTCATCGTGTCCGGCGTGGTTGCGGTGGCGGTCGTCGCGTTCCTGGTGGTGCCGTGGATCCGCTCGGTCGTGACACCGGATGACTCGGTCGCCGCCAGTGCGGGTGCTCAGCAGCTGGCCGTCACACCCTCGTCCCCTGAACCTGATCCCGACCCCAGTGCGACGGTGCCCGAGCCTGGCTCGTCTGCACGTGACACCGACTCCTCGGACTCTCAGGAGAGCGCAGTTCGGCCGTTGGACCCCGAGGCCCAGCCGGAGACCGCCGTCCAACAGCTGCTCGATGTCCGGGCCGCGGCCTGGCGTTCTGGTGATCCCGCCGATCTGGCGGAGGTCCACGCGGCCGGCTCCCCGGCCTACGAGCAGGAGGTGGAGGCGCTGGCCCGGGCGAGCGACCTCCAGGTGAGCTATCAAGGACTTCGCTTCACGGTGGAGGAGGCGACCGTCGTGGACGCCACTGAGGACCGGCTGGTGCTCGAGGCGGGGGTGGAGCGCTCGACCTATGAAGCAGTCACGCCGTCGGGACGGACCTCACACCCGGGCCGCACCGATGTCGTGCAGATCGAGCTGCGTCGCAGCGACGGCGCCTGGCGCATCTGGGGGTGGTCCTGA
- a CDS encoding TIGR01777 family oxidoreductase → MSESDRAAHQVAILGSSGLLGSALTEALTARGDQVLRLVRRDPGPGTGGVTEARWDPARGLADPAALEGVTAVVNLAGAGLGDRRWTTRYKDKLVESRVTNTATLSRVLAGLDHQPRLVSGSAVGVYGSRGDTVLTETSELGTGFVADLARDWEHATWAAEQSGLSVAHIRSGIVLSPSGGGLARLLPLVKFGLAGKMGSGQQFWSWISLPDHVAAMLWVIDHPAITGPVNLTAPQPAPQADVVKALAEQLNRPSFVPAPSIALRLALGEMAGEILGSQRVLPTVLAESGFEFRHPDLTSAAAWVTGAAR, encoded by the coding sequence CCGGGCGGCCCACCAGGTCGCGATCCTGGGTTCGAGCGGGTTGCTCGGCTCCGCGCTGACCGAGGCGCTGACAGCGCGCGGTGACCAGGTGCTGCGCCTGGTGCGCCGCGACCCGGGTCCCGGCACCGGCGGTGTCACCGAGGCGCGCTGGGATCCCGCGCGCGGCCTGGCTGACCCCGCGGCGCTCGAGGGGGTCACGGCCGTAGTCAACCTAGCCGGGGCGGGTCTGGGTGATCGACGGTGGACGACGCGCTACAAGGACAAGCTGGTCGAGTCCCGGGTCACCAACACGGCCACGCTGAGTCGGGTGCTGGCCGGACTCGACCACCAGCCACGGTTGGTGTCCGGCTCCGCTGTCGGGGTCTATGGCAGCCGCGGCGACACCGTCCTGACCGAGACCAGCGAGCTCGGGACCGGCTTCGTGGCCGACCTGGCGCGCGACTGGGAGCACGCCACCTGGGCGGCCGAGCAGAGTGGCCTGAGCGTGGCCCACATCCGCTCCGGCATCGTCCTGAGCCCGTCCGGCGGTGGGCTGGCCCGGCTGCTGCCCCTGGTCAAGTTCGGGCTCGCGGGCAAGATGGGGTCTGGGCAGCAGTTCTGGTCCTGGATCTCGCTGCCGGACCACGTCGCGGCCATGCTGTGGGTCATCGACCATCCCGCGATCACCGGCCCTGTCAATCTCACGGCACCCCAGCCCGCGCCGCAGGCTGACGTCGTCAAGGCTCTGGCCGAGCAGCTGAACCGACCCTCGTTCGTCCCCGCGCCCTCGATCGCGCTGCGTCTGGCCCTGGGTGAGATGGCCGGAGAGATCCTGGGCAGTCAGCGGGTCCTGCCGACGGTCCTGGCCGAGAGTGGTTTTGAGTTCCGGCACCCAGACCTGACCAGTGCGGCCGCCTGGGTCACCGGAGCAGCTCGCTGA